TCGGTGCCGCGAGGGTGCTGGGTAATGCCCATGCCGTAGGTAATGATGGTCGCCTGAGATTTTACATAGGCCCGGCCGACCTCTTCCAGCTGTTCGCGGGTGAGGCCGGATTCGGCTTCGATCGTCTCCCAGCGGGTGAGCTGCACGTCGGCGACAAAATTTTCATACCCTTCGGTATGCTGCGCGATAAAGGCGCGGTCGACGGCGGCCCCCGTGGCGGCATCCAGCGCGATCACCGCTTTGGCGATGCCCTTCAGGGCCGCCGCATCGCCGCCGGCCTTAACCAGATAGTAGGTGGAGGCGATATCGGTCGCACCGTAGGTGGCCATTTCAACGACGTTTTGCGGATCGGCAAAGCGCTCCAGCGCCCGCTCGCGCATCGGGTTAAAGACGATAATCGGCACGTTGCGGCGTGAAAGCTCGTGCAGGGTGCCCATCATGCGCGGATGGTTGGTGCCCGGATTATGGCCAATTGAGATCAGCAGTTCGGTGCGATCGAAGTCGTCAAGCTGCACCGTCCCTTTACCAATACCGATCGACTGCGGCAGGCCGACGCTGGTTGGTTCGTGGCACATATTCGAGCAGTCGGGGAAATTATTTGAACCGTACTGCCGTGCGAACAGCTGAAACAGCCACGCGGCCTCGTTAGAGGCCCGGCCGGAGGTATAAAATTCCACTTCCTGCGGTTGCAGCCTGCCCAGCGCGGCCGCTATCTCTGCAAACGCGTCATCCCAGCTCACTTCACGGTATTTGTCGCTGCCGGCATCATAGCGCAGCGGGACGGTAAGCCGGCCGAATCCCTCCAGCTGGTGATCGGTTTTCTTTAATAAATCGGCGACCGTATGTTCGCTGAAAAAAGCCGGGGTCACCCGTTTACTGGTGGCTTCCCAGGTGACCGCCTTGGCGCCGTTTTCACAAAACTGAAAGGTTGAACCGTGCGCCTTGTCCGGCCAGGCGCAGCCGGGGCAGTCAAAGCCGTCGGGCTGATTGGTGCGTAACAGCGTGGCCGGTGCGTTGACCGTCTCCATCTCATTGCGCACGGCGATGGCCGTCGCCTTCAGGGCACCCCAGCCGCCCGCCGGGCCGTCGTAGGGATGAACCCCGGGAACCTGTCTTTTATGTTTGCTCATGGCTGTTGATTGCTCACAGTAAGTTAAAAAACCGCTGCGCCGAACGTCGTCTGGCCTGCTCAGGTTTTCAGAAGTTCTGCTCAGACGTGAAACAGGATCCGTCGCGGGTACAGGATCAATAGTAGCCATGATTTTTGTAATAGTGTGGCGGGTGTGCGATGCGTTAACACTTTCAATGCGGGGTCAGTTTGACTGCACTCCCCGGCTATTTTCTGCAATGCGATTTTCGATCATACGCAGCGTTGCAGCGGTGATCTCCCCCTGAAATCGTTCATCTGACACCCGGCGGAAGCCGCTGGCGACCTCACAGACTCTGTCGATAATCTCACCTGCCTGTGTGTTACTGATATCGGCTTCCTGTTCCCCCAAAGCGAGAAGCTGGCGGCGGCTGATATCCAGCGCCTCACCGGTGACGTCCATCTGATGATAACCGCCCGGCCCTTCGCAGAACGTCACGTCGTACGCCGGCGCCAGCTGCCAGTCACCGGATTTGCTCATCGTCCAGGCGAAGTTTTTCGGATGGTCATCGCGGTTGTTAAATACGACGTTAAATACTGCCCGTTCAAAGGCCAGTTCTACCTGGCGGGCATCGTTGGTACACAATCGGGTAGCGCGCAGAAAAGTGCCGTAGTCCAGCGCCCCGGGATGCCGGTAGTCGGCCCCGGTAAAGGCCGCCAGGCTTTGCATCGGCACGCGCTGGCCCAGCTGACGATCAAAACGCCGTGAGGCAAAGGCGGCCTGACCGTTGGGCAAGGTGAAATAGCTGGTGTCAGGCGTGGAGATACCGCAATCGCGCAGGCACTGCGCATAGACAGCTTCAATCGCACAGACCTCCGGGTGCTCCTGACGGGCGGGGAATTTCACCAGCCACCCTTCGCGATCCGCTGAGGCTACCGTGCTGAATCGGTTATCCGCCGGGTTACGCCACAACAGCGCTTTCGGTCTTGCACCCTGCGGTGAACCGCCCATCTGCAGCAGCCGCTGCAAAAATTCTGCGCCTTCACCTTCCTG
This window of the Erwinia sp. E602 genome carries:
- a CDS encoding type II toxin-antitoxin system HipA family toxin, which translates into the protein MVTKVDVWYEGWGERWRWGTLVSSTALGSRPQILFEYSADALRAGLELSSLLLPLQGTALRRDFPAHQLGLPGPVYDALPDGWGMLLMDRLFRQRGLNAARIGPLERLTWIGSNAMGAMTFTPVHADATLADEDITLEQLSAEVQQVQEGEGAEFLQRLLQMGGSPQGARPKALLWRNPADNRFSTVASADREGWLVKFPARQEHPEVCAIEAVYAQCLRDCGISTPDTSYFTLPNGQAAFASRRFDRQLGQRVPMQSLAAFTGADYRHPGALDYGTFLRATRLCTNDARQVELAFERAVFNVVFNNRDDHPKNFAWTMSKSGDWQLAPAYDVTFCEGPGGYHQMDVTGEALDISRRQLLALGEQEADISNTQAGEIIDRVCEVASGFRRVSDERFQGEITAATLRMIENRIAENSRGVQSN